In Allomuricauda ruestringensis DSM 13258, the following proteins share a genomic window:
- a CDS encoding single-stranded DNA-binding protein: MSGTLNKVMLIGHLGDEVKMHYFEGGNCIGRFPLATNETYTNRQTGERVTNTDWHNVVVRNKAAEICEKYLSKGDKVYVEGRLKNRQWQGEDGNTRYTTEVHVQDFTFLTTKKESMANAQSSGSSPANYQEPSKTESPSAPADDTEEEDDLPF; this comes from the coding sequence ATGAGCGGAACATTGAATAAAGTAATGCTGATCGGGCATTTGGGAGACGAAGTGAAAATGCACTATTTTGAAGGAGGAAACTGTATCGGCAGATTCCCTTTGGCCACCAACGAGACCTATACCAATAGGCAAACGGGTGAAAGAGTGACCAATACGGATTGGCACAATGTTGTCGTGCGCAACAAGGCCGCTGAAATTTGTGAAAAGTACCTTAGTAAGGGTGACAAGGTTTATGTGGAGGGCCGTTTAAAAAACAGGCAATGGCAAGGTGAGGACGGTAATACCCGATACACCACCGAAGTGCACGTACAGGACTTTACTTTTTTGACCACCAAAAAGGAGAGTATGGCCAATGCGCAATCGTCAGGTTCGTCGCCTGCCAATTATCAAGAACCTTCCAAGACCGAAAGCCCTTCCGCACCTGCCGATGATACCGAAGAGGAAGATGACTTACCATTTTAA
- the mutY gene encoding A/G-specific adenine glycosylase has product MIFAPKILNWYREHQRELPWRETREPYKVWLSEIILQQTRVAQGMPYYYSFVEAFPTVFDLANAPEEQVLKLWQGLGYYSRARNLHAAAKMVVNDFNGEFPKTYKALKSLKGVGDYTASAIASFCFDEPEPVVDGNVYRVLSRYFGVDIPINSTQGIKYFKELAREVMDERNIRDYNQGIMEFGAIQCAPKKPYCLLCPLQDSCVALKENKVDSLPVKQNKTKVRNRYFNYLVLLDQNENTILEQRRGKGIWQNLYQFPLIESEKKLQAEALKPLIKEKEDVPELESLSLYNNEPIVHKLSHQHLHTQFWILKTSHILEQGTQWNEIGNFPVPVLIADFIKTLKI; this is encoded by the coding sequence ATGATTTTTGCCCCAAAAATTCTGAATTGGTACCGTGAACATCAACGTGAGCTTCCCTGGAGAGAAACACGGGAACCCTATAAAGTTTGGTTATCGGAAATTATACTGCAACAAACCCGCGTAGCGCAGGGAATGCCTTATTATTATAGCTTTGTGGAGGCTTTTCCAACGGTTTTTGACCTTGCGAATGCACCAGAAGAACAGGTGTTAAAGCTTTGGCAAGGACTAGGATACTACTCTCGTGCACGCAATCTGCATGCTGCTGCCAAAATGGTCGTTAATGATTTTAATGGAGAGTTCCCGAAGACTTATAAGGCGTTAAAATCCTTAAAAGGGGTTGGCGATTATACGGCTAGTGCCATCGCATCTTTCTGTTTTGATGAGCCAGAACCTGTAGTTGATGGTAATGTGTATCGTGTTTTGTCGCGATATTTTGGGGTGGATATACCTATTAATAGTACGCAGGGTATCAAATATTTTAAAGAACTCGCCCGTGAGGTGATGGATGAAAGGAATATACGAGATTATAATCAAGGGATAATGGAGTTTGGCGCTATACAGTGTGCTCCTAAAAAACCGTACTGTTTATTGTGCCCGCTTCAAGACAGCTGTGTTGCTTTAAAAGAGAATAAAGTGGACAGTCTACCTGTAAAGCAAAACAAAACCAAGGTTAGAAATCGCTACTTTAACTATTTGGTATTGTTGGATCAAAACGAAAACACCATCTTAGAGCAACGCAGGGGCAAGGGCATTTGGCAGAACCTGTATCAGTTTCCATTGATCGAGTCGGAGAAAAAGCTTCAGGCCGAAGCATTGAAGCCATTGATCAAGGAAAAAGAGGATGTTCCAGAATTGGAATCCCTATCATTATATAATAATGAGCCGATCGTACACAAACTATCACATCAACATTTACATACACAATTTTGGATCCTAAAAACTTCTCATATATTAGAGCAAGGAACACAATGGAATGAAATAGGTAATTTTCCGGTTCCAGTTTTGATAGCAGATTTTATTAAGACATTGAAAATTTAG
- a CDS encoding HU family DNA-binding protein, with protein sequence MTKADIVTRISEKLGIEKGDVQATVESFMEEVKSSLENGDNVYLRGFGSFIIKTRAEKTGRNISKNTTIKIPAHNIPAFKPAKVFVEGVKTNVQVK encoded by the coding sequence ATGACGAAAGCAGATATTGTAACTAGGATCTCAGAAAAACTAGGTATTGAAAAAGGAGATGTGCAAGCGACAGTAGAATCCTTTATGGAAGAGGTAAAATCATCCTTGGAGAATGGTGATAATGTTTATTTAAGAGGTTTTGGTAGTTTTATCATCAAGACCAGAGCGGAAAAAACAGGTAGAAATATCTCTAAGAACACTACCATTAAAATTCCTGCACACAATATTCCTGCATTTAAGCCGGCCAAAGTTTTTGTGGAAGGCGTAAAGACTAACGTACAAGTAAAATAA
- a CDS encoding ribonuclease E/G yields MNRELIVRSTPDAVDFALLKDGKLVELHKEEDNNNFSVGDIFLAKIRKPVTGLNAAFVNVGYEKDAFLHYHDLGPQLSSMLKFIKQARTGKLKDFSLKNFPFEKDIDKNGSINDVLKANQSLLVQIVKEPISTKGPRISSELSIAGRFLVMVPFSDRVSVSQKIASKEEKDRLIRLVKSIKPKGFGVIIRTVAEGKKVAELDKDLQNLFSKWTNMCKKLQRASHPSKVLVELNRASSILRDVFNDSFTGIHVDEETLYNQIKDYLHEIAPQKESIVKLYTGSAPIFEKFGIERQIKTSFGRTASMSRGAYLIIEHTEALHVIDVNSGNRSNKAKNQEDTALEVNLLAATEIARQLRLRDMGGIIVIDFIDMTKGDHRRKLFDHLRDEMKDDRAKHKILPPSKFGLVQITRQRVRPEMNIKTSEENPNGTGAEVEAPIVLIDKIQSDLERILKPDRKNNGIVLNIHPFIAAYLTKGFPSIRSKWFKTYKKWIKIQPRDAYRYLEYRFKDKDGKTIRP; encoded by the coding sequence GTGAATAGAGAATTAATAGTAAGATCTACGCCAGATGCAGTCGATTTTGCCTTACTAAAGGATGGAAAATTAGTAGAATTACACAAAGAAGAAGACAACAATAACTTTTCCGTAGGGGATATCTTCCTAGCCAAGATCAGAAAACCCGTTACAGGCCTAAATGCAGCATTTGTAAATGTAGGTTATGAAAAAGATGCGTTCCTGCACTACCACGACCTAGGCCCGCAACTGTCTTCCATGTTAAAATTCATTAAACAAGCTAGAACAGGGAAACTAAAAGATTTTTCCCTGAAAAATTTTCCGTTTGAAAAAGACATTGACAAGAATGGCAGCATCAACGATGTACTAAAAGCCAATCAGTCACTACTGGTACAAATAGTAAAAGAACCCATATCAACAAAGGGGCCAAGAATAAGCTCCGAGCTTTCCATAGCCGGGCGATTTTTGGTCATGGTGCCTTTTTCCGATAGAGTCTCGGTATCCCAAAAAATAGCGAGCAAGGAAGAAAAAGACAGACTTATTAGACTTGTAAAAAGTATTAAGCCCAAGGGATTTGGAGTAATCATCCGTACCGTAGCAGAAGGCAAAAAGGTTGCAGAACTGGATAAAGATCTACAGAACTTGTTTTCCAAATGGACAAACATGTGCAAGAAATTGCAGCGGGCGTCGCATCCATCCAAAGTTTTGGTGGAACTGAACAGGGCGTCATCCATCCTTCGGGATGTCTTCAACGATTCCTTTACCGGAATTCACGTTGATGAAGAAACACTCTACAACCAAATCAAGGATTATTTGCATGAAATTGCACCTCAAAAAGAATCCATTGTAAAGTTGTATACCGGTTCGGCCCCTATTTTCGAAAAATTTGGGATAGAACGTCAAATCAAGACCTCTTTTGGCCGAACAGCATCCATGAGCCGTGGGGCTTACCTTATTATTGAACATACCGAAGCTTTGCACGTAATAGATGTAAACAGTGGCAACCGTTCCAATAAGGCAAAAAACCAAGAAGATACCGCTTTAGAAGTAAACCTTTTGGCCGCAACCGAAATTGCTAGACAATTACGTTTGCGCGACATGGGCGGAATTATTGTTATTGACTTTATTGATATGACCAAAGGTGACCACAGACGAAAATTGTTTGACCACCTTAGGGATGAAATGAAGGACGACAGAGCAAAACACAAGATTTTGCCGCCCAGTAAATTCGGTCTTGTACAAATTACAAGGCAAAGGGTTCGTCCGGAAATGAATATCAAAACCAGTGAGGAAAACCCGAACGGGACAGGGGCCGAAGTTGAAGCTCCAATTGTATTGATTGACAAAATTCAGTCAGATTTAGAGCGAATCCTTAAGCCAGACCGCAAAAACAACGGAATTGTATTGAACATACACCCGTTTATTGCAGCTTACCTTACCAAGGGGTTCCCTTCTATCCGTTCCAAATGGTTTAAAACTTATAAAAAGTGGATTAAAATCCAACCAAGGGATGCTTACAGGTACCTAGAATATCGTTTTAAGGACAAGGACGGTAAAACAATACGTCCATAA
- a CDS encoding glycogen debranching protein → MKKISSALFSLFILACSSKAERSLTNLLNDSTKIEGKKSYLGSPYVTAGNRLYMVGHQDGTFPALGWHIKGEMGGIWNHPIKLMDGFEVEMAINDRVLQLNKASEFVNYPYANKHVFEFEEEGLVIERIQFVPDNIQGILIQFVIKNNNTKKIDGKVKFTGHTNLRPTWLGERSNMMDSKDSSILEENYWVVKDSLNTWYTIFGSDQKAISSEELKNSDKPNGVSNSLEYVVAIPAQSEKTLNIALAGSYDSREDATNTYNNILKNFVPMAKAKKARYKELANQSKLTIPDKHLQETFEWLKYNCDWLVRTIPEIGSGIGAGIPDYPWYFGVDSEYALKGYMAIGQDEIVEQTIRLLDSVSMAVNGNGRILHEMSTNGIVFNKGNINETPQFASLIWEIYKWNGDKEFLKKYFPTVKKGLKWLLEENDDNKNLFPDGFGMMEIHGLDSEMIDVAAYTQKAFADAHLMALELDETELALEYQQLADELKKKINTGFWSETFKSYADFIGTDKQALKLIEDALVRADTLNKPWAIEELETTKKQILSNPSNEPRPFVLYHNWVVNTPMEMGIADSTKAIVALDNAKQFTNPFGVFVTGIDRDETAGEDDGSFKGSKVFSYTGAVMTLPTGVQAVAENNYGRPDQALDYLKKMSRSFSYALPGSIYEVSPDYGMMTQAWNIYAFAVPIVNQFFGIKPLAHQKTIIIEPQMPKEWDNASLENVKVGDNEISVWHTTSKTGHQIKVQQTKTDWKIKLILPEANYNINEGNPETINENGKTIFTFSDNIILVTKS, encoded by the coding sequence ATGAAAAAAATATCATCAGCGTTATTCAGTTTATTCATTTTGGCATGTTCATCAAAAGCCGAACGGTCTTTGACCAACCTTTTAAATGATTCCACTAAAATAGAAGGTAAAAAGAGCTACTTGGGTTCCCCTTATGTTACCGCAGGTAACAGACTATACATGGTTGGCCATCAAGATGGAACCTTTCCTGCTCTAGGCTGGCATATAAAAGGAGAAATGGGGGGTATCTGGAACCACCCCATAAAACTTATGGACGGTTTTGAGGTAGAAATGGCAATCAACGACCGTGTATTGCAATTGAACAAGGCCTCTGAGTTTGTGAACTACCCGTACGCAAATAAACATGTATTCGAATTTGAAGAAGAAGGCCTCGTAATTGAAAGGATTCAATTTGTCCCCGATAATATTCAAGGTATTTTAATCCAGTTTGTTATCAAAAATAACAATACAAAAAAAATTGACGGCAAGGTAAAGTTTACTGGTCATACCAACTTGCGGCCAACGTGGCTGGGAGAGCGTTCCAATATGATGGACTCCAAAGATTCCAGTATTCTAGAAGAAAACTATTGGGTTGTTAAGGATAGTTTAAATACTTGGTATACTATTTTTGGATCGGACCAAAAAGCCATTTCTTCTGAAGAACTTAAAAATTCCGACAAACCCAATGGTGTCTCCAATTCACTTGAATATGTTGTTGCGATTCCAGCACAATCTGAGAAAACCCTCAATATTGCCTTGGCCGGCTCCTATGATTCCCGCGAAGATGCAACTAACACCTACAACAATATTCTAAAGAACTTTGTTCCTATGGCCAAAGCAAAAAAAGCTCGTTACAAGGAACTCGCGAACCAGTCCAAGCTTACCATACCGGACAAACACCTACAAGAAACATTTGAATGGTTAAAATACAATTGCGATTGGCTGGTACGCACGATTCCCGAGATTGGCTCGGGCATTGGCGCAGGTATACCTGATTATCCTTGGTATTTTGGGGTGGACAGTGAGTATGCACTCAAAGGGTATATGGCCATTGGTCAAGATGAAATTGTGGAGCAAACAATCCGGCTTTTGGACAGTGTTTCCATGGCAGTCAACGGCAATGGAAGAATTCTTCATGAAATGTCCACAAACGGTATTGTTTTCAATAAAGGAAATATTAATGAAACTCCCCAATTTGCATCATTGATATGGGAAATCTATAAATGGAACGGAGACAAAGAATTTCTTAAAAAGTATTTTCCAACCGTAAAGAAAGGACTAAAGTGGTTATTGGAAGAAAATGATGATAACAAAAATCTTTTTCCAGATGGTTTTGGCATGATGGAAATACACGGTCTGGACAGTGAAATGATTGATGTTGCTGCTTACACGCAAAAAGCTTTTGCTGATGCCCACCTTATGGCACTTGAGCTGGACGAAACTGAATTGGCACTTGAATACCAGCAATTGGCTGATGAATTGAAGAAAAAAATAAATACCGGTTTTTGGTCAGAAACTTTTAAATCCTATGCAGATTTTATCGGAACCGACAAGCAGGCCCTGAAATTAATCGAAGATGCCTTGGTCAGGGCCGATACGCTCAACAAACCATGGGCAATTGAAGAACTTGAAACTACCAAAAAACAAATTTTGAGCAATCCGTCCAACGAGCCCAGACCTTTTGTTCTTTACCACAATTGGGTAGTAAACACTCCTATGGAAATGGGTATAGCCGATTCTACCAAAGCAATAGTGGCTTTGGACAACGCAAAACAATTTACAAATCCTTTTGGGGTATTCGTCACCGGTATTGATCGCGATGAGACAGCTGGTGAAGACGATGGCTCGTTTAAAGGAAGCAAGGTTTTTTCCTACACAGGTGCTGTGATGACATTGCCCACTGGGGTGCAAGCTGTTGCAGAAAATAATTATGGCCGCCCAGACCAAGCATTGGATTATTTAAAAAAAATGTCCCGTTCCTTTAGCTACGCGCTTCCTGGAAGTATTTATGAGGTTTCCCCAGATTACGGGATGATGACACAGGCTTGGAACATTTATGCCTTTGCCGTGCCCATCGTAAACCAGTTCTTTGGAATTAAGCCCTTAGCACACCAAAAAACCATCATTATTGAGCCTCAAATGCCAAAAGAATGGGACAATGCTTCGCTGGAAAATGTAAAAGTTGGAGACAACGAAATTTCCGTATGGCATACCACATCAAAAACTGGTCATCAAATCAAAGTACAACAAACAAAAACTGACTGGAAAATTAAACTTATTTTACCAGAAGCAAACTATAATATAAACGAAGGTAATCCAGAAACAATAAACGAAAACGGTAAAACCATATTCACTTTTTCGGACAACATTATTTTGGTAACCAAAAGCTAA
- a CDS encoding regulatory protein RecX has product MNSRFYSQKYYSFQEAIKKMEHYCAYQERCHKEVTEKLKHMNMIPEAIDQILGHLIQENYLNEERFAKAFARGKFGIKKWGANRIVRELKFRDISAYNIKSALAEIQHEDYLETFDELARKRLDQIKEKNPLKRKKKLADYLLYRGWESHLVYEKANELIK; this is encoded by the coding sequence ATGAATTCACGGTTTTATTCTCAAAAATATTACTCCTTTCAAGAGGCTATAAAAAAAATGGAGCATTACTGTGCCTACCAAGAGCGCTGCCATAAAGAAGTTACGGAAAAGTTGAAGCATATGAACATGATTCCTGAAGCCATAGATCAAATTTTGGGACACCTCATCCAAGAGAACTACCTCAACGAAGAGCGCTTCGCCAAGGCCTTTGCCAGAGGTAAGTTCGGTATTAAAAAGTGGGGGGCAAATCGTATCGTTAGAGAACTAAAGTTCAGGGATATTTCTGCTTACAATATTAAAAGTGCCCTTGCGGAAATACAGCACGAAGATTACCTTGAGACTTTTGACGAACTCGCCAGAAAACGTTTGGATCAAATCAAAGAAAAGAACCCATTGAAAAGAAAGAAAAAATTAGCTGATTATTTGCTATATCGCGGTTGGGAAAGCCATTTGGTATATGAAAAAGCCAATGAGCTTATCAAATAA
- a CDS encoding cupin-like domain-containing protein yields the protein MKLNLEQIPREKTLSKKEFLQKYFKPQKPVVIERFIEDWPAYSKWSLDYVKEVAGDKEVPLYDDRPVKHDEGFNEPHAKMKLANYVDLLKKSPTKYRIFLWNLLKEVPELQKDFSYPDFGLRLMKGLPMLFFGGENSHTFMHYDIDLANIFHFHFEGKKQCILFSQSETKFLYKIPHSLITREDIDFADPDLDKWPALQYAKGHVAHLEHGNVLYIPEGYWHHMKYITPGFSMSLRAIARKPKNFGKAVYNILIMRHFDNLMRKVKGQEWIDWKNEKAVERTQKLLVQD from the coding sequence TTGAAGCTGAATCTTGAACAGATACCTCGGGAGAAAACCCTTTCCAAGAAAGAGTTCCTCCAAAAATATTTCAAGCCCCAAAAACCTGTCGTCATTGAGCGGTTTATTGAGGATTGGCCAGCGTATTCCAAATGGAGCTTGGACTATGTAAAAGAGGTGGCAGGGGATAAGGAGGTTCCTTTGTATGATGATCGCCCAGTAAAACATGACGAAGGATTTAACGAACCACACGCTAAAATGAAGCTGGCCAATTATGTGGATCTACTAAAAAAAAGCCCTACCAAATACCGTATATTTCTTTGGAATTTGCTTAAAGAAGTTCCCGAATTACAAAAGGATTTTTCCTATCCAGATTTTGGATTGCGCCTCATGAAGGGATTGCCCATGCTTTTTTTTGGTGGAGAGAACTCGCATACGTTTATGCATTACGACATTGATTTGGCCAATATTTTTCATTTTCATTTTGAGGGGAAGAAGCAATGCATCCTTTTCTCGCAATCGGAAACTAAATTCTTGTACAAGATTCCACACTCCTTGATTACGCGGGAAGATATCGATTTTGCTGACCCTGACCTTGATAAATGGCCCGCTTTACAATATGCCAAAGGACATGTTGCACATTTGGAGCATGGTAACGTTCTCTACATACCCGAAGGGTATTGGCATCATATGAAATACATTACCCCTGGATTTTCAATGAGTCTGCGAGCGATTGCACGAAAGCCGAAAAATTTTGGAAAGGCAGTCTATAATATTTTGATAATGCGGCATTTTGATAATTTGATGCGAAAGGTCAAGGGTCAAGAGTGGATTGATTGGAAGAATGAAAAGGCTGTGGAGCGAACACAGAAATTATTGGTTCAGGATTAG
- a CDS encoding TonB-dependent receptor plug domain-containing protein translates to MKKSILFSAILLVGALQAQAQQDDAVKVDSLSEVVVTANRINLPFKENSRTTNIITSSHIKNSAAVNVADLLQQVAGVDIRRRGTGGSQADLYIRGGGFDQTLLLIDGVKMDDAQTGHHTMNAALPLEVIERIEIIKGPAARVFGQNAFTGAINIITKKSLNNSVSLNVEAGSFGQLNGSVTAGVDKENSSHIIHVGRVTSEGYRNNSDYDNGNYFLKSTFNKNAQPIVMTATFLERNYGAENFYTTNPTFNEYEETQNSLLAFSTTFKKNNLKIQPRIYWKRNQDLFLLRRNDPSFFRNMHISNKIGIETNASYASKLGITGFGVELSKIYLRSNNLGNRNRFMSNVFLEHRFSIADNRLDITPGVALTYFSDFKFRAFPGLDIGYNLTNNFKVYGNIGYTYRIPTYTDLFYNDPVTSGNANLEPEEAFAQELGLKYTTPKVNASIAVFNRDADNLIDYIRNDVSEDVFVATNITEVNTKGLELDAAYNFLFKDFTQTLSVGYAFLDDNILDQNEELSRYSLNTLKHQYTTRLSTQLFKNVRQNIIYKYAERTTGQTYNVWDASLAIKVKQAEFTITASNIFDADYIESGFVPMPPSNVLFGLRYNFK, encoded by the coding sequence ATGAAGAAATCAATTTTATTTTCTGCAATTTTACTAGTGGGTGCTTTACAAGCACAAGCACAACAAGACGATGCTGTTAAGGTAGATTCGTTAAGCGAAGTTGTAGTAACCGCAAACCGAATCAACCTTCCATTTAAAGAAAATTCTAGAACTACAAACATAATAACCTCTAGTCATATTAAAAATAGTGCAGCGGTTAATGTGGCGGATTTATTGCAACAAGTTGCGGGCGTAGATATTAGAAGACGCGGCACAGGTGGTAGCCAAGCAGATTTGTACATAAGAGGAGGTGGTTTTGACCAAACCTTACTATTAATAGATGGCGTTAAAATGGACGATGCGCAAACGGGTCACCATACCATGAATGCCGCCTTACCATTAGAGGTTATAGAAAGAATAGAAATTATAAAGGGCCCTGCTGCACGGGTTTTTGGACAAAACGCTTTTACCGGAGCCATTAATATCATCACAAAAAAAAGTTTGAATAATTCCGTTTCCTTAAACGTAGAAGCGGGTTCTTTTGGACAATTAAATGGTAGCGTTACCGCTGGTGTGGATAAGGAAAACTCGTCTCATATCATACATGTGGGAAGGGTAACATCTGAAGGTTATAGAAATAACTCAGATTACGATAATGGCAATTACTTTTTAAAAAGCACTTTTAATAAAAATGCACAGCCTATTGTAATGACGGCTACTTTTTTGGAGCGCAATTATGGGGCCGAGAACTTTTACACCACCAATCCTACATTTAACGAGTACGAAGAAACCCAAAACAGTCTTTTGGCGTTTTCTACCACCTTTAAGAAAAACAACCTAAAAATACAGCCAAGAATCTATTGGAAACGTAATCAAGACTTGTTTCTCTTGAGACGAAATGACCCCAGTTTTTTCAGAAACATGCATATTTCCAACAAGATAGGCATCGAAACCAATGCCTCTTATGCATCTAAATTAGGAATTACTGGTTTTGGGGTGGAACTTTCTAAAATATATCTTAGAAGCAACAACTTGGGTAACCGAAACCGTTTCATGTCCAATGTGTTTTTAGAACATCGTTTTAGCATTGCAGACAACAGGCTGGATATTACTCCTGGCGTAGCATTAACCTATTTTTCAGACTTTAAGTTTCGTGCTTTTCCTGGATTGGATATAGGTTATAACCTTACCAATAATTTTAAAGTATACGGCAACATTGGTTATACCTACCGTATACCAACTTACACGGATTTGTTTTACAATGATCCTGTTACCAGTGGTAATGCAAATTTGGAACCAGAAGAAGCTTTTGCACAAGAATTGGGCTTAAAGTATACCACGCCTAAAGTTAATGCTAGCATTGCCGTATTTAATAGAGACGCAGATAATCTTATAGATTATATCAGAAACGATGTTTCTGAGGATGTATTTGTGGCAACCAATATCACGGAAGTAAATACCAAAGGTTTGGAATTGGATGCTGCCTATAATTTTTTGTTCAAGGATTTTACGCAAACCTTAAGTGTGGGCTATGCGTTTTTGGATGACAACATTTTAGACCAAAACGAGGAACTATCCCGTTACTCTTTAAATACGCTAAAGCATCAATATACCACACGCTTAAGCACCCAATTGTTTAAAAATGTACGTCAGAATATCATATATAAGTATGCAGAGCGTACAACGGGGCAAACGTATAATGTTTGGGACGCTTCATTGGCGATCAAAGTGAAGCAGGCAGAGTTTACCATTACTGCAAGCAATATTTTCGATGCGGATTATATAGAGTCTGGATTTGTTCCAATGCCGCCAAGTAATGTGCTTTTCGGTCTGCGTTATAATTTTAAATAG
- a CDS encoding PLP-dependent aminotransferase family protein translates to MNSPVSDLLVQLVSIDKSIVQPVYVHVAQQIMNAIQRGYLNKGCKLPGTRVLSELLNVHRNTAVAIYDELASQGWVNIIPNKGTFVVVPEDSNVKIKASTQHINQAYEYPKVPGFPFQQSFNLASTKEESTAKYSINDGKPDLRLHPVHQFSRWYSAAMKRKPLIHKWNRTSALPPSVFSTQLCNYLNVTRGFHIKPSNVLNTRSTEMSLYIVSQVLIHPGDLVLVGQLSNYVANMIFQEAGAKIKTVPVDKEGLDVGFIKEHFIPENIRCIYVCSNRDYPTTRTLSTKRRLQLLQLAKTCGFAIIEDDFDYDFQFDGSSMLPMASADAGGNVIYLGKLGQSLFPSFHTGFVVAPEQVITEANNYLQLLDTQGDLIQEQMLSELISEGEIYRLKKKNIVTYKQRREVLCSLLNQYFNTILDWQIPSGGLAMWLQFRTPISLVKLAEEAEQLDLFLPKTILYQNKNTCAIRFGFGHLNEEELEIVMKKLKQAYLQVVSA, encoded by the coding sequence ATGAATAGTCCGGTTTCTGATTTGTTAGTCCAGCTGGTATCTATAGACAAGTCTATTGTACAACCTGTATATGTGCATGTGGCACAGCAAATAATGAACGCCATACAACGAGGCTATTTAAATAAAGGCTGTAAGTTACCTGGAACACGGGTTTTAAGTGAGTTATTGAACGTTCACCGTAATACTGCCGTGGCCATCTATGATGAATTGGCCTCGCAAGGATGGGTAAACATTATTCCCAATAAAGGAACTTTTGTGGTGGTTCCAGAAGATTCCAATGTAAAAATCAAGGCAAGTACGCAGCACATCAATCAAGCATACGAGTATCCAAAAGTTCCAGGATTCCCGTTCCAACAATCCTTTAATCTAGCATCTACCAAAGAGGAGAGCACTGCCAAATATTCCATAAATGATGGTAAGCCTGATTTAAGACTACATCCGGTGCACCAATTTTCTAGGTGGTATAGTGCTGCAATGAAACGAAAGCCACTAATCCATAAATGGAATAGAACAAGTGCATTACCCCCTTCCGTTTTTAGCACACAACTTTGCAACTACTTAAATGTAACTCGGGGTTTCCATATTAAACCATCCAATGTATTGAATACACGTAGTACAGAAATGAGTCTGTATATTGTTTCGCAAGTTTTGATTCATCCGGGAGATTTGGTGCTGGTTGGACAACTGAGCAATTACGTGGCCAATATGATATTTCAGGAAGCCGGGGCAAAAATAAAAACAGTGCCCGTAGATAAAGAGGGATTGGATGTTGGGTTTATAAAAGAACATTTTATACCTGAGAACATTCGTTGCATCTATGTATGCTCCAATAGGGACTATCCTACTACCAGAACTTTAAGCACCAAAAGGAGGCTGCAATTACTACAATTGGCCAAAACCTGTGGTTTTGCAATAATTGAGGACGATTTTGACTATGATTTTCAGTTCGATGGATCTTCCATGTTACCCATGGCCAGTGCAGATGCCGGTGGAAACGTTATTTACTTGGGCAAACTGGGTCAGTCTTTATTTCCGAGTTTTCATACGGGTTTTGTCGTTGCTCCAGAACAGGTAATTACCGAAGCCAATAATTACTTACAATTATTGGATACCCAAGGAGATTTAATACAGGAACAAATGCTTTCTGAATTGATATCCGAAGGCGAAATATACCGGCTCAAGAAAAAAAATATCGTTACTTACAAACAACGCAGAGAAGTTTTATGCAGTTTATTAAATCAATATTTTAACACCATCCTTGATTGGCAAATACCTTCTGGAGGACTTGCCATGTGGTTACAATTTAGAACACCCATATCATTGGTAAAATTAGCCGAGGAAGCAGAGCAGTTGGATTTATTCTTACCCAAAACCATTCTCTATCAAAATAAAAACACTTGCGCCATTCGTTTTGGATTTGGGCATCTAAACGAAGAAGAACTAGAAATTGTAATGAAAAAATTAAAACAAGCTTATCTGCAGGTAGTATCTGCCTAA